The following proteins are encoded in a genomic region of Maribacter hydrothermalis:
- a CDS encoding glycoside hydrolase family protein, whose product MSTIVNSFLKLKGYCENEQYKGWDPYDGLNSKVFNATPLKKWNFARLAWIQGFKRSPINFRKLLLVPKQHNSKGLALFLSGYCNLYHIAKTGNESFGTTKEIEAAIKALADLLLERQDTQHSGACWGYNFDWQARLIFLFPKETPTIVATSFCVDALFKAYEITKDERYLKTAISAAKFVIHDLNRSELKEGFLFSYSPLNGNNTVINASLLGAKILSQVYQYTKEEELKELAHKTIKACCEIQTEEGSWVYGLMNVQSWIDSFHTGYNLDAIQTYQEITGDESFKNNIELGLTYYLKVFFLEDGTPKYYHDKTYPIDIHCPGQLFVTLSKTKTFDSNKDLADKVIKWTLDNMQDAKGYFYYQLKKGVSSKISYMRWSNAFMFNAMSHYFKEVN is encoded by the coding sequence ATGTCAACAATCGTTAATTCGTTTTTAAAACTAAAAGGCTACTGCGAAAATGAGCAGTATAAAGGCTGGGATCCTTATGATGGATTAAACTCTAAGGTATTTAATGCAACACCATTAAAAAAATGGAATTTTGCACGTTTAGCATGGATACAAGGTTTTAAACGCTCTCCCATAAATTTTAGAAAATTGTTACTGGTACCTAAGCAACATAATTCTAAAGGCTTGGCACTTTTTTTATCTGGGTACTGCAATCTATACCATATAGCCAAAACAGGGAACGAAAGTTTTGGAACAACTAAAGAAATAGAAGCAGCTATAAAAGCATTGGCAGATCTATTGTTAGAACGCCAAGACACACAACATAGTGGTGCTTGTTGGGGGTATAATTTCGATTGGCAGGCGAGACTAATATTTTTGTTTCCAAAAGAAACGCCGACAATAGTGGCAACATCATTTTGTGTTGATGCTTTGTTTAAAGCTTATGAAATTACCAAAGACGAACGCTACTTAAAAACAGCTATATCAGCAGCAAAATTTGTAATACACGATCTAAATAGAAGCGAACTAAAAGAAGGCTTTTTGTTTTCGTATTCTCCATTAAATGGAAATAATACGGTTATAAATGCTAGTCTTTTAGGTGCTAAAATACTTAGTCAAGTATACCAATATACCAAAGAGGAGGAGCTTAAAGAGTTAGCACATAAAACAATCAAAGCTTGTTGCGAAATTCAAACAGAAGAGGGTTCGTGGGTATACGGACTTATGAATGTGCAAAGCTGGATCGATAGTTTTCATACGGGTTATAATTTGGATGCTATACAAACCTATCAAGAGATTACCGGTGATGAAAGTTTTAAAAACAACATAGAATTAGGCTTAACGTATTACCTAAAAGTATTTTTCTTAGAAGATGGTACGCCAAAATACTATCACGATAAAACCTACCCAATAGACATTCATTGTCCCGGTCAATTATTTGTTACCCTTTCAAAAACTAAAACATTCGATAGTAATAAAGACCTGGCAGATAAAGTCATAAAATGGACTTTGGATAACATGCAAGATGCTAAAGGCTATTTCTATTACCAACTAAAAAAAGGGGTAAGTTCCAAAATCTCCTATATGCGTTGGAGCAATGCCTTTATGTTCAATGCTATGTCCCACTATTTTAAAGAAGTAAACTAA